From the Streptococcus sp. 29887 genome, one window contains:
- a CDS encoding methylase yields the protein MEESLIKSKQRVQKHGEVFTPAWMVQKMLDTPGVKEACESVYKTFLEPSAGDGNFLQAILERKLEAVVRQYDKRNWKTKSLIALSSIYGIEFLEDNLEVARSRMFLCYLDWYEQAFGTRLNSKNDIYQSAHYLIHKNIVRGNTLTQQHPVTGEPIRFNEWQLVKGHPSLVRKIPFALSELLGKEVEDDRTVVEGQLSFFDIDDEFVIENESVEKADVIKEITIQKVYLLGD from the coding sequence TTGGAAGAGAGCTTAATTAAATCAAAACAACGTGTTCAAAAACATGGAGAAGTCTTTACACCTGCTTGGATGGTTCAGAAAATGCTGGATACTCCTGGAGTGAAAGAAGCTTGTGAAAGTGTATATAAGACCTTTTTAGAGCCATCTGCAGGCGATGGAAATTTTTTGCAAGCTATTTTAGAGAGAAAGCTAGAGGCTGTGGTCAGACAGTATGACAAACGAAATTGGAAAACAAAGTCTTTGATTGCTCTCTCGTCCATATATGGCATAGAGTTTTTAGAAGATAATTTGGAAGTGGCACGTTCACGGATGTTTCTTTGTTATTTAGATTGGTACGAGCAAGCTTTTGGAACTAGACTAAATAGCAAAAATGATATCTATCAATCAGCACACTATCTTATTCATAAAAATATTGTGAGAGGAAATACCTTGACTCAGCAGCATCCAGTCACAGGGGAGCCTATTAGGTTCAATGAGTGGCAACTGGTCAAAGGGCATCCAAGTTTGGTAAGAAAAATCCCTTTTGCACTTTCAGAACTTTTGGGTAAGGAAGTAGAAGACGATCGGACAGTCGTAGAAGGACAACTGAGTTTTTTTGATATAGATGATGAATTTGTTATTGAGAATGAATCTGTTGAAAAAGCAGATGTGATAAAAGAGATAACCATTCAAAAAGTGTATTTACTAGGAGATTAG
- a CDS encoding Eco57I restriction-modification methylase domain-containing protein, with product MISNFEFLAIDIDTAELFRTINMAEENYTHGDYEGTLTKVRKVAENTARLVADREYLDISERATFNDVLREIRDFIPNKTIVDHFYDIKGKGNNSAHVLNPEDATKENALKSLKQVFDILAWVMLTYIEPDIKASAIGQFLEPRAQEMYTTAERKFIYIQTVNNESGLFNAFEGTQKIGEGSVSSDDIETDWSPNSDFLRTVAPKRINQYMKTSGLPYTLGWVELAYKKATKSWFHDYDVHNVLKRSGIKQAEQLEGTEWFKTDLETAKAAIKAVKEGRNYLNITAKESFIEEPVITLRPEQEAAVEQTQKVFKKKDRMLWNAKMRFGKTLTSLQLVKNEAFQKVLIMTHRPVVAHSWFDDFKKMKMSADGYDYGSVNQGETLENLKRGEKPFVYFASIQLLRYNGGQANLKDFVDVDWDLIIIDEAHEGTQTELSDTVMKELVKEHTKILELSGTPFNLLDQFDEEQVYTWDYVMEQQAKKKWELERPSEPNPYETLPKVSMYTFEMKHKERFSDESKSFNFREFFRVAEDGQLVYKQEVRQFLDNITHPDSRTNYPFSTKSYREELRHTLWLMPGVKEANAFEDLLKEHPIFGKEYKIVNVVRGASSDDGIANDADIEKVRSAIGKDPSQTKTITLTVRKLTTGVNIPEWTAVLFLSNTNSAMNYLQAAFRAQTPFSHEKLGMKTNCYVFDFAPDRALTVMAESAQINSGVGKKNTQAQKQAMARLLNFMPILGTSDNGMKTYDVDRMLTQLKKVYAEKAVRSGFEDDSLYNDNLLTLTADDASMFTKLNAIVGKTQSQKTPKKVVINENGLTTEEHEQAEKAKKKPKAKRTAEDLEVIEKQKEAKKQRKNMISILRGVSIRIPMMIYGMAVDLSKDITIQDFIKQVDDESWKEFMPKGFTKGMFSEITKYYDAEVFIEAGRIIRQRAKSFDDLDFIERAEQIAELFGTFKNPDKETVLTPWRVVNLQVSKSVGGLNFYDDNFESATDGARSNLHWVDNEITSSIYQRETKILDINSKTGLYPLHSAISLYYQRVAENDDNRFEADQVYQEILANNIYAIAKTPMAKTITERTLTGYRKYKTNVTYIESLTDTLKTDSEQGKKLVEEAFNKVKFDVVIGNPPYQNEGIGDVARDEPIYHKFMDLAYEVADKAVLITPARFLFNAGQTPKAWNQKMLADEHLKVIYFSQKSDEVFPNTDIKGGVAVTYRDTKENFGAIETFTPIEWLNDLFHLIRHKIKRSFNEYLYGRSSYKLTKLVYEENPELKGRIKQSEEKSIGSNIFDKLPEIFTDSPKNTECIRIYGRQNNERVYKWIKKTYVQEHDNLNKYKVLLPKSNGSGAIGEVLSTPLVGTPLVGTPLVGHTQTFISFGAFDTEREAENCLKYIKTDIARAMLGTLKITQDNATKEVWSNVPWFDFNDYSIIDWSKSVEEIERQLYVYFNVPESIIVELKANVRRMD from the coding sequence ATGATTTCAAATTTTGAATTTTTGGCAATTGATATAGATACAGCTGAGCTTTTTAGAACCATAAATATGGCTGAAGAAAATTATACACATGGGGATTATGAAGGCACGCTAACTAAGGTAAGAAAAGTTGCTGAGAATACAGCGAGGTTGGTTGCCGATAGAGAATATTTAGATATTAGTGAGCGCGCCACCTTTAATGACGTACTAAGAGAGATAAGAGACTTTATTCCCAATAAAACAATCGTCGATCACTTTTATGATATCAAGGGAAAGGGGAATAATTCTGCCCATGTCCTTAATCCAGAAGATGCGACAAAAGAAAATGCCTTAAAATCACTAAAACAAGTCTTTGACATACTAGCTTGGGTCATGCTGACCTATATTGAACCGGATATTAAAGCCAGTGCAATTGGTCAGTTTTTAGAACCGAGAGCACAAGAAATGTACACTACGGCTGAGCGGAAGTTTATCTATATTCAAACAGTTAACAATGAAAGTGGACTATTTAATGCCTTTGAAGGGACTCAAAAAATTGGTGAGGGTAGCGTTTCTTCGGATGATATTGAGACAGATTGGTCTCCAAATAGTGACTTTTTACGTACTGTTGCCCCAAAACGTATTAATCAATACATGAAAACATCTGGTCTGCCTTATACGCTTGGTTGGGTAGAGCTTGCTTACAAAAAGGCGACCAAGTCCTGGTTCCATGATTATGATGTGCATAATGTCTTGAAGCGTTCAGGGATTAAACAGGCTGAACAACTGGAAGGAACAGAGTGGTTCAAGACGGATTTAGAGACAGCTAAGGCTGCTATTAAAGCTGTTAAAGAAGGTAGAAATTATCTAAATATTACTGCCAAAGAATCATTTATTGAAGAACCAGTTATCACCCTTCGTCCAGAACAAGAGGCAGCGGTCGAGCAGACGCAAAAAGTCTTTAAGAAAAAAGACCGAATGCTCTGGAATGCTAAAATGCGTTTTGGCAAAACTCTGACGTCCTTGCAATTAGTCAAGAATGAGGCTTTTCAAAAAGTTCTCATCATGACTCATCGCCCTGTTGTGGCGCATTCTTGGTTTGATGATTTCAAGAAAATGAAGATGAGCGCCGATGGGTATGATTATGGCTCAGTCAATCAAGGAGAAACGCTTGAAAACCTGAAGCGAGGAGAAAAACCTTTTGTGTATTTTGCTTCAATCCAATTGCTTCGGTACAATGGTGGACAAGCAAATCTGAAAGATTTTGTAGATGTGGATTGGGATTTGATTATCATTGATGAGGCACACGAGGGAACGCAAACCGAGCTCAGTGACACCGTTATGAAAGAATTGGTCAAAGAGCATACAAAGATACTTGAACTATCTGGGACACCTTTCAATCTTTTGGATCAATTTGACGAGGAGCAAGTCTATACTTGGGACTATGTCATGGAACAACAGGCTAAGAAGAAGTGGGAATTAGAACGTCCAAGTGAGCCAAATCCTTATGAAACTTTGCCCAAAGTATCGATGTACACTTTTGAAATGAAGCATAAGGAACGTTTTTCTGATGAGAGTAAATCGTTCAACTTTAGGGAATTTTTCCGTGTGGCTGAGGATGGTCAACTTGTTTATAAGCAAGAGGTTCGCCAATTCTTAGATAATATCACACATCCAGATAGTCGTACGAACTACCCTTTTTCAACGAAGTCTTATCGTGAAGAGTTGCGTCACACGCTTTGGCTTATGCCAGGTGTTAAAGAAGCTAATGCTTTTGAGGACTTGCTTAAAGAACACCCTATTTTCGGGAAAGAATATAAAATTGTTAATGTTGTTCGAGGAGCAAGTAGCGATGATGGAATTGCTAACGATGCGGACATAGAGAAAGTTCGTTCTGCTATTGGTAAAGACCCTTCGCAGACAAAAACCATTACCCTGACGGTTCGTAAACTAACTACAGGTGTTAATATCCCAGAGTGGACAGCAGTCTTGTTTTTGTCAAATACCAATAGTGCCATGAACTACCTACAAGCTGCCTTTCGTGCCCAGACGCCTTTTTCTCATGAGAAATTGGGAATGAAGACGAATTGTTATGTTTTTGATTTTGCCCCTGACAGAGCCTTGACTGTCATGGCGGAGAGTGCCCAGATTAACTCAGGTGTAGGGAAAAAGAATACGCAGGCTCAAAAACAAGCCATGGCTCGTCTTCTAAACTTTATGCCAATCTTAGGGACTTCAGACAATGGAATGAAGACCTACGATGTGGATAGAATGTTGACACAGCTCAAGAAAGTTTATGCTGAAAAGGCAGTGCGGTCAGGTTTTGAAGACGACAGTCTATATAATGACAATCTTTTAACTTTAACTGCTGATGATGCAAGCATGTTTACCAAACTCAATGCTATCGTTGGTAAGACACAGAGTCAAAAAACGCCTAAGAAAGTTGTAATCAATGAAAATGGATTGACAACTGAAGAGCATGAGCAAGCTGAAAAAGCTAAAAAGAAACCAAAAGCTAAACGAACAGCAGAAGATCTAGAGGTTATCGAAAAACAAAAAGAAGCGAAGAAACAGCGGAAAAATATGATTTCTATTTTACGCGGGGTTTCTATCCGTATTCCGATGATGATTTACGGCATGGCAGTCGATTTATCAAAAGACATCACCATTCAGGACTTTATCAAGCAGGTGGATGATGAATCGTGGAAAGAGTTCATGCCAAAAGGTTTCACCAAGGGAATGTTTAGTGAGATTACCAAGTATTATGATGCTGAGGTCTTTATCGAGGCTGGTCGTATCATCCGTCAGCGTGCGAAATCATTTGATGATCTGGACTTCATCGAGCGGGCGGAGCAGATTGCAGAGCTGTTTGGGACCTTTAAAAATCCTGACAAGGAAACTGTACTGACACCTTGGCGCGTGGTCAATCTACAAGTATCTAAGTCAGTAGGCGGATTGAACTTCTATGATGATAACTTTGAGTCGGCGACAGATGGTGCGAGGTCAAATCTTCACTGGGTAGACAATGAGATTACCTCATCTATTTATCAGAGAGAAACTAAAATTTTAGATATCAACTCGAAGACAGGTCTCTATCCCCTTCATAGTGCCATTAGTCTGTATTATCAACGAGTGGCAGAAAATGATGATAACCGTTTTGAAGCTGACCAAGTTTATCAGGAGATTTTAGCGAATAATATCTATGCTATTGCCAAAACACCAATGGCAAAAACCATTACCGAACGTACACTGACAGGTTATAGGAAGTACAAAACCAATGTGACTTACATAGAAAGTCTGACAGATACCCTAAAAACAGATAGTGAGCAAGGTAAAAAACTAGTCGAGGAGGCATTTAACAAGGTGAAATTTGATGTAGTGATAGGAAATCCTCCGTATCAAAATGAAGGGATCGGAGATGTTGCTCGTGATGAGCCAATCTATCATAAGTTTATGGATTTGGCTTATGAAGTTGCGGATAAGGCGGTTTTAATCACACCCGCTCGTTTTCTCTTTAATGCCGGTCAAACTCCGAAAGCATGGAATCAAAAAATGCTGGCTGATGAGCATCTAAAAGTGATTTATTTCTCTCAAAAGTCAGATGAAGTCTTTCCAAATACAGACATCAAGGGTGGCGTAGCTGTAACTTACCGAGATACTAAGGAAAATTTTGGAGCGATTGAAACCTTTACGCCAATAGAATGGTTAAATGACTTGTTTCATTTAATCCGTCATAAAATTAAGAGGTCATTTAATGAATATCTCTACGGACGTAGTAGTTATAAATTGACTAAATTAGTTTATGAGGAAAACCCAGAATTAAAAGGGCGTATTAAACAAAGTGAAGAAAAATCGATTGGTTCAAATATTTTTGATAAATTGCCTGAAATTTTTACGGATAGTCCAAAAAATACAGAGTGTATTCGTATTTATGGTAGACAAAATAATGAACGTGTCTATAAGTGGATAAAGAAGACTTATGTTCAAGAACATGATAATTTGAATAAATACAAAGTTTTACTTCCGAAGTCAAACGGAAGTGGGGCGATAGGCGAAGTTCTATCGACCCCACTCGTGGGTACCCCACTCGTGGGTACCCCACTCGTGGGTCACACACAAACCTTTATTTCTTTTGGTGCTTTTGATACCGAGAGGGAAGCTGAGAATTGTTTGAAGTATATTAAAACAGATATTGCGCGTGCAATGTTAGGAACTTTAAAAATTACTCAGGATAATGCTACTAAAGAAGTTTGGAGCAATGTTCCGTGGTTTGATTTTAATGACTATTCTATCATTGACTGGTCGAAATCTGTTGAAGAGATTGAAAGACAGCTATATGTTTACTTTAATGTACCAGAAAGTATTATTGTTGAACTGAAAGCTAATGTTAGAAGGATGGACTAG
- a CDS encoding Abi family protein: MEKGKSTNALMKHIRTMHGIDIGGSNHKKMLLRMGYYHGYKGYRFYQERRNLFSFSHFDEIIAVYNFDTALKDLLFSPLVSIETSIKNYILDELVSESNPTFESIYSEKLTDYHRFSGSDKTMMLNNRLNLQKNIHSSVHMNYGKNKMVTHKINSGEPIPLWVMFEIVSLGKLGDFVKQMHKEDRKEVLTNLGIYDHMDTNADHLTNHIFILNELRNGIAHNHIIFDTRFKNRRINNTLLNDLRIKFGITNISFKSIVDYLSLIIMYLKAFGYSKTELKRLTREFKRIIIDLKNVIPTSEFNRILGTDAFNKLKKIDDYI, from the coding sequence GTGGAAAAAGGAAAATCAACCAATGCATTGATGAAGCATATTAGAACGATGCATGGAATAGATATAGGTGGTTCTAATCATAAGAAAATGTTGTTGCGAATGGGCTATTATCATGGATATAAGGGCTATCGTTTTTATCAAGAAAGAAGGAATTTATTCTCCTTTAGCCATTTTGATGAAATTATTGCTGTTTATAACTTTGATACTGCTCTCAAAGATTTATTATTTTCACCCTTAGTATCTATTGAAACCTCCATTAAAAATTATATTTTAGATGAGTTGGTCAGTGAGTCAAATCCAACATTTGAAAGTATCTACAGCGAAAAGTTAACAGACTACCATCGTTTTAGTGGTTCAGATAAAACGATGATGTTGAATAATCGGTTAAACCTTCAAAAAAATATTCACAGTAGCGTCCATATGAATTATGGTAAGAATAAAATGGTAACACATAAAATTAATTCAGGGGAACCTATACCGCTATGGGTAATGTTTGAGATTGTTTCACTTGGTAAGCTGGGCGATTTTGTAAAACAAATGCATAAAGAGGATCGAAAAGAAGTGCTCACTAATCTTGGAATATATGACCATATGGATACGAATGCAGATCATTTAACGAATCATATCTTTATTTTGAATGAATTAAGAAATGGTATTGCACATAATCATATTATTTTTGATACTCGCTTTAAGAATCGCAGGATAAATAATACTTTATTAAATGATTTGAGGATTAAATTTGGTATTACCAATATATCATTTAAATCTATAGTCGATTATTTATCTCTTATCATCATGTATCTAAAAGCTTTTGGTTATTCAAAGACGGAACTAAAAAGATTAACAAGAGAATTTAAACGAATTATCATCGATTTGAAGAATGTAATTCCAACTAGTGAATTTAATAGAATTCTTGGGACGGATGCTTTTAATAAACTGAAAAAAATCGATGATTACATTTAA